From Ancylobacter pratisalsi, one genomic window encodes:
- a CDS encoding class I SAM-dependent methyltransferase — protein MDAASLEMPTTNTGIELNAELREAAAEEAAKHDVSAALHRSDHLLGYMLSVDPNPALVVRGYILSGSASARQVVSLVEDLGLADRSFRLMEFAAGYGRVTRHLKSMLPRALYFAADIHPEACAFLSDEMGVVARLSSADPESCDVGDGYDLVFATSFFSHIPDVSFGRWLRVLYDSLAPGGYLMFTTHGAAVIDSAPDFWNGLLVGGAGYGYHPFSDQADLPVEEYGTALTLPNYVSAQISAHLPGARLMSFTSGAGTPSLEDEWVVAKPAQASPGSAG, from the coding sequence ATGGACGCCGCCAGTCTTGAGATGCCGACCACGAATACTGGCATCGAGCTCAATGCCGAATTGCGGGAAGCCGCGGCGGAGGAAGCCGCGAAACACGATGTAAGCGCGGCGCTGCATCGTTCCGATCATCTTCTCGGTTACATGCTTTCCGTCGATCCCAACCCCGCTCTCGTGGTGCGCGGTTACATCCTCTCCGGCAGCGCGAGCGCGCGTCAGGTCGTGTCGCTGGTCGAGGACCTCGGACTGGCCGATCGCAGCTTTCGGCTGATGGAATTCGCCGCCGGCTACGGACGGGTGACGCGACATCTCAAGTCAATGTTGCCGAGGGCTTTGTATTTCGCCGCCGACATCCATCCCGAGGCCTGTGCCTTCCTCAGTGACGAGATGGGGGTCGTTGCGCGGCTTTCCTCGGCCGATCCCGAGAGCTGCGACGTGGGAGATGGCTACGATCTGGTTTTTGCCACGTCCTTCTTCTCCCACATTCCCGATGTCAGCTTCGGGCGCTGGCTCCGCGTGCTCTATGACAGCCTGGCTCCGGGTGGCTACCTGATGTTCACCACCCATGGCGCGGCGGTGATCGACAGCGCGCCGGACTTCTGGAACGGGCTGCTCGTGGGCGGCGCGGGATATGGCTATCACCCCTTCTCCGACCAGGCCGATCTGCCGGTCGAGGAATACGGCACGGCGCTGACGCTGCCCAATTATGTGAGTGCGCAGATAAGCGCGCACCTGCCGGGCGCGCGGCTGATGAGCTTCACCAGCGGCGCCGGCACGCCATCGCTGGAAGATGAGTGGGTAGTGGCGAAGCCCGCCCAGGCCTCCCCAGGCTCCGCCGGCTGA
- a CDS encoding class I SAM-dependent methyltransferase yields MDSTGEGTNSADVRQTVLERLHLYALAREFCRGYDVLDVDCGEGDGSALLAQVARSVVGVDPSPEAIAKARVRASGSGLRFEAGDALQMDLPAGSFDRVVCLSAPSGREALGPLIAMAAKRLRPGGQLILSVPERGSASGDAAADLDDLLKTEFAHRHVMSPRAIHGSILVPDGGSLPSGVVRFLTRDGLPDADVPRAAASILVASSVPITTTPGVLFFESDGSDDTPASPGERLQAALDTVDRLRAGVERHRREAERERQLADHEARRLEQARDEVARARRDADMLRAVVGQHLIAIGAQAVRAPDGDSQGKTGGLEDWRYLYDLSQERVARLEEELSVARQSLKLLNVAGEGGQGSSEIDTIGVRRLKRQAEEWQERYERLHGRIDSMVRKFTPRIWRKAVRKHLFGPAEEG; encoded by the coding sequence GTGGATAGTACAGGCGAGGGGACCAATTCTGCCGATGTGCGGCAGACCGTGCTTGAGCGACTTCATCTTTACGCGCTCGCCCGTGAGTTCTGTCGTGGCTATGATGTTCTCGATGTCGACTGTGGCGAGGGCGATGGCAGTGCGCTGCTGGCGCAGGTGGCGCGTTCCGTCGTCGGCGTCGATCCCTCGCCCGAAGCGATCGCCAAGGCGCGGGTACGGGCTTCGGGTAGCGGGCTGCGTTTCGAGGCGGGTGATGCCCTCCAGATGGACCTGCCCGCCGGCAGCTTCGATCGCGTGGTCTGCCTCAGCGCGCCGTCCGGGCGCGAGGCGCTGGGCCCGCTCATCGCCATGGCGGCCAAGCGGCTCCGTCCGGGCGGGCAGCTGATCCTTTCCGTTCCCGAACGCGGTTCTGCCTCAGGGGATGCGGCGGCCGACCTCGATGACCTGTTGAAAACGGAGTTCGCGCATCGGCACGTGATGTCGCCGCGGGCGATCCACGGGTCGATCCTGGTGCCGGATGGTGGCAGCCTGCCCTCGGGCGTCGTGCGCTTCCTGACGCGTGACGGGCTACCCGATGCGGACGTGCCGCGCGCGGCTGCCTCCATCCTTGTTGCCTCGTCCGTGCCGATTACAACGACGCCGGGTGTGTTGTTCTTCGAGAGCGACGGCAGCGACGACACCCCCGCATCGCCGGGCGAGCGGCTGCAGGCCGCGCTCGACACCGTGGATCGACTGCGCGCCGGCGTGGAGCGTCATCGCCGCGAGGCGGAACGTGAACGCCAGCTCGCCGATCATGAGGCGCGACGGCTGGAGCAGGCGCGCGACGAGGTCGCGCGGGCGCGGCGCGACGCCGACATGCTGCGCGCCGTTGTCGGCCAGCATTTGATCGCCATCGGCGCGCAGGCCGTGCGCGCGCCCGACGGTGACAGCCAGGGTAAGACGGGCGGCCTTGAGGACTGGCGCTATCTTTACGATCTATCCCAGGAGCGCGTCGCGCGACTGGAGGAAGAACTGTCTGTCGCCAGGCAAAGCCTCAAGCTGCTCAATGTAGCCGGGGAAGGCGGCCAGGGTTCCTCCGAGATCGACACGATCGGGGTTCGTCGGCTCAAACGGCAGGCCGAGGAATGGCAGGAGCGCTATGAACGGCTGCACGGGCGGATCGACAGCATGGTTCGCAAGTTCACGCCGCGTATCTGGCGCAAGGCCGTTCGCAAGCACCTGTTCGGCCCTGCGGAGGAAGGTTGA
- a CDS encoding NAD-dependent epimerase/dehydratase family protein: MEAFGQGSRCNGVMYGPLGWLLIMGGRHLLLGGGGFIGRHVALLLAKAGHDVVVADRSPPPFDLSDELRERISWRLFELDGAPWDELLDGVSVVHHYAWNSIPATANECPTTDLIANVGPTIGLLEAMRRRGHEGAPRLVFTSSGGTVYGRLQRVPVHENHPLNPLNAYGAGKAAAEHYIGAYRNQYGLDCRVARLANPFGAGQNLSRGQGAVTVFLHRALSQQPIVIWGDGEIVRDYIHVADAAKALVTLASADDVGEQHVFNVGNGVGVSLNAIVSELETSLGRRLEVRREAARPYDVPVSVLDISMMHDLLKWKPRLNFSDGVRRTLSDLELGHAVSTLD, encoded by the coding sequence TTGGAAGCCTTCGGGCAGGGCTCGCGCTGCAATGGCGTCATGTATGGACCGCTTGGGTGGTTGTTGATCATGGGCGGTAGACATCTTCTCCTCGGCGGCGGCGGGTTCATCGGCCGGCATGTCGCTTTGCTGCTGGCGAAGGCGGGGCACGATGTGGTCGTCGCCGACCGTTCGCCGCCGCCCTTCGATCTTTCCGATGAGCTGCGCGAGCGGATTTCCTGGCGGCTGTTCGAGCTGGACGGCGCGCCGTGGGACGAGCTGCTCGACGGCGTGAGCGTGGTTCACCACTATGCTTGGAACTCGATCCCGGCGACCGCGAACGAGTGCCCCACCACTGACCTGATCGCGAATGTGGGTCCGACCATCGGCCTGCTTGAGGCGATGCGCCGGCGCGGCCATGAGGGCGCCCCCCGGCTCGTCTTCACCTCCTCGGGCGGCACGGTCTATGGCCGACTCCAGCGGGTGCCGGTCCATGAGAACCATCCGCTGAACCCGCTAAATGCTTACGGAGCCGGCAAAGCGGCCGCCGAGCACTATATCGGGGCCTATCGAAATCAGTACGGGCTGGACTGCCGCGTCGCACGTCTCGCCAACCCGTTCGGCGCCGGGCAGAACCTGTCGCGGGGGCAGGGGGCGGTGACGGTGTTTCTTCATCGCGCACTGTCGCAGCAGCCGATCGTGATCTGGGGCGATGGAGAGATCGTGCGCGACTATATCCATGTCGCCGACGCGGCGAAGGCCCTGGTGACGCTGGCGAGCGCTGACGATGTCGGCGAGCAGCACGTCTTCAATGTCGGCAACGGCGTGGGCGTCAGCCTGAACGCCATCGTCTCCGAACTGGAGACCTCACTCGGCCGACGGCTGGAGGTGCGCCGCGAGGCGGCCCGGCCTTACGATGTCCCGGTGAGCGTGCTTGACATCTCAATGATGCATGATTTGTTGAAGTGGAAGCCCCGGCTTAATTTTTCCGACGGTGTGCGCCGTACACTCTCGGATCTTGAACTGGGCCACGCCGTTTCTACCTTGGACTGA
- a CDS encoding rhamnan synthesis F family protein, translated as MLDRQAPGESAAVSAGLLLASPAFSAERYRIAAGLGPDEDAALHYVTTGWKEGREPLRGVETAYLAPYLESIGITVPPAIAWLQFELMGIAMPPTRKASVALARDIARTVGFDEAYYRKWAPHVADPALHYVLVGEKVGLRPNPEFDPAYYAETYHDLTAARRKSRLVLHFDGHGRAEGRRPRSFADELQLKSLPGGGPPPALVICHEASRTGAPILGWNILRVLKHKRNVVSVLLHGGALEEEFAAVAGVGVPALVGIPRAPVEMRRIAKRLMLEYKPLYVIANSIEAEPLATEFAKLGVPVIALIHEFSTYTRPLTKLQAMCAWASEVVFPARIVAQSSYKAVVGFDQRPGVHILPQGRSDLPPPPEPAHGMPMPEKKPPVRLRPPGQEDAIVVLGAGWVQLRKGVEVFVETAAVARRLRPDLKLRFVWVGDGFDPERDLNYSIYLDEQIQRSNLGDSFAMVPAVTDIEDIYRQTDIFLLSSRLDPQPNVAIDAISLGIPVVCFEGAAGTAEVLADNPGTRDLVVPHLDATAAAQLICRLADDAGERARLREELIRLAGTTFDMETYVSRLDEMGQRAAKRLTIPDEIHAEAMAAIDPFMLFDPNESWPPPQEWPRIAVIKWRLLRRAVPGFHPLVYALAHPAACLEDEQDPLMHWLGAGRPQGPWSRTVYSPRTARESSLRVALHGHFHYPELIDDFVDRLRTNATSPDVFLTTDSEVKAEILSRGLTRYGGTAEVRVVPNVGRDVGPFLTGLADVIAGGAYDVIGHVHAKRSLSVDAELGERWRNFLWTNLVGGRRAMVDTAAAAFEEDPELGLLMAEDPHVVGWSANREIGEDLARRMGIVEPLPDAFDFPLGTMFWARPQALRPLLDLGLDWADYPTEPLPGDGTLLHAIERLMPFVARKAGLNMAGLRVPGTGW; from the coding sequence ATGCTGGATAGGCAGGCTCCCGGTGAGTCGGCCGCAGTCTCTGCTGGCCTTCTGCTCGCGTCCCCCGCCTTTTCGGCTGAACGCTACCGGATTGCGGCGGGGCTTGGTCCCGATGAGGACGCGGCGCTGCACTACGTCACCACCGGCTGGAAAGAGGGGCGCGAGCCGCTGAGGGGCGTCGAGACCGCTTATCTCGCGCCCTATCTGGAGTCGATCGGCATCACGGTGCCGCCGGCGATCGCCTGGCTTCAGTTCGAGCTGATGGGCATTGCGATGCCCCCCACGCGCAAGGCCTCCGTTGCGCTGGCGAGGGATATCGCCCGGACCGTCGGGTTCGACGAGGCCTATTACCGCAAATGGGCGCCCCATGTCGCGGACCCCGCTCTCCACTATGTGCTGGTCGGCGAGAAGGTGGGTCTCAGGCCTAATCCGGAATTCGATCCGGCCTATTACGCGGAGACCTACCACGACCTGACGGCCGCCCGGCGCAAGTCGCGGCTGGTTCTTCATTTCGACGGCCATGGCCGTGCTGAAGGGCGGCGTCCGCGTTCCTTTGCCGACGAACTGCAACTGAAGTCCTTGCCCGGGGGCGGGCCCCCGCCGGCCCTGGTGATCTGCCACGAAGCCTCGCGAACCGGCGCGCCTATCCTCGGCTGGAACATCCTCCGCGTGCTGAAGCATAAACGCAACGTCGTCTCGGTGCTGCTGCACGGCGGGGCGCTTGAGGAAGAGTTCGCGGCCGTGGCCGGGGTGGGCGTGCCGGCTTTGGTCGGCATCCCTCGTGCGCCGGTCGAGATGCGGCGGATCGCGAAGCGGCTGATGCTTGAATACAAGCCGCTCTATGTGATCGCCAACAGCATCGAAGCGGAGCCGCTGGCGACGGAGTTCGCCAAGCTCGGCGTTCCCGTGATCGCGCTGATCCATGAATTCTCGACCTATACGCGGCCGCTGACGAAGCTGCAGGCGATGTGCGCCTGGGCGAGCGAGGTGGTGTTTCCCGCCCGCATCGTGGCGCAGTCCTCGTATAAGGCGGTCGTGGGGTTCGACCAGCGCCCCGGGGTGCATATTCTCCCGCAGGGCCGTTCCGACCTGCCGCCGCCGCCCGAGCCCGCCCACGGCATGCCGATGCCGGAGAAGAAGCCCCCTGTCCGTCTCCGCCCGCCCGGGCAGGAGGACGCGATCGTCGTTCTTGGCGCCGGCTGGGTGCAGCTTCGCAAGGGCGTCGAGGTGTTCGTGGAGACGGCGGCGGTCGCGCGCCGCCTGCGTCCCGACCTCAAGCTGCGCTTTGTCTGGGTTGGTGACGGGTTCGATCCGGAACGCGACCTCAATTATTCGATCTACCTCGACGAGCAGATCCAGCGTTCGAATCTCGGCGACAGTTTCGCGATGGTCCCGGCGGTTACCGATATCGAGGACATCTATCGCCAGACCGATATCTTCCTGCTGAGTTCGCGGCTCGACCCGCAGCCCAACGTGGCCATCGACGCGATATCGCTGGGCATTCCCGTGGTGTGCTTCGAGGGTGCGGCGGGCACGGCTGAAGTGCTGGCCGACAATCCCGGCACGCGTGATCTGGTGGTTCCTCATCTCGACGCGACGGCGGCGGCGCAGCTTATCTGCCGTCTGGCCGATGATGCGGGAGAACGCGCACGGCTGCGCGAGGAGCTGATCCGGCTGGCCGGTACGACGTTCGATATGGAGACCTATGTCTCCCGTCTCGACGAGATGGGGCAACGCGCGGCAAAGCGCCTGACGATCCCCGACGAGATCCATGCCGAGGCCATGGCCGCGATCGACCCGTTCATGCTGTTCGATCCCAATGAGAGCTGGCCCCCGCCGCAGGAGTGGCCGCGTATCGCCGTCATCAAATGGCGGCTGCTGCGCAGGGCGGTTCCCGGCTTCCACCCCTTGGTCTACGCGCTCGCTCATCCCGCGGCATGCCTGGAGGACGAGCAGGACCCGCTGATGCACTGGCTGGGAGCGGGGCGTCCGCAGGGGCCGTGGTCGCGCACCGTGTATTCGCCGCGCACGGCCCGGGAATCGAGCCTGCGCGTGGCGCTGCACGGCCACTTTCACTATCCCGAGCTGATCGACGATTTCGTCGACCGACTGCGCACCAATGCCACCAGCCCCGACGTCTTCCTGACGACGGACAGCGAGGTGAAGGCCGAGATCCTGTCCCGTGGCCTGACACGCTACGGCGGGACCGCCGAGGTGCGGGTGGTGCCGAATGTGGGGCGCGATGTCGGCCCGTTCCTGACTGGCCTCGCGGATGTGATCGCCGGTGGGGCGTATGACGTGATCGGCCATGTCCACGCCAAACGCAGCCTCTCGGTCGATGCCGAGCTGGGCGAGCGCTGGCGGAACTTCCTCTGGACCAACCTGGTCGGGGGGCGCCGGGCCATGGTCGACACCGCCGCCGCCGCCTTCGAGGAAGATCCGGAACTGGGCCTGTTGATGGCCGAGGATCCGCATGTGGTTGGCTGGAGTGCGAACCGCGAGATCGGCGAGGATCTGGCGCGGCGGATGGGTATCGTGGAGCCGCTTCCCGACGCCTTCGACTTCCCGCTCGGCACCATGTTCTGGGCACGCCCCCAGGCGCTGCGCCCTCTGCTGGATCTGGGCCTCGACTGGGCCGACTACCCGACCGAGCCCTTGCCCGGCGATGGCACGTTGCTGCACGCCATCGAGCGGCTGATGCCGTTCGTGGCCCGCAAGGCGGGCCTGAACATGGCCGGGCTCCGCGTGCCGGGAACGGGGTGGTAA
- a CDS encoding rhamnan synthesis F family protein, translating into MKITLPSWTKRFAFHKDGRPRRFVRKALFHRNGRPRESLKFLVQHKSGRPRRAFRDWMPQTALAAGTNAAGTPNRSGFDADWYLATNRDVRESGVSPLIHYQIFGRHEGRLPTKPKRSRPVTDVQLITLKYVPPGPRAALFVTHSPKGGIKPHVRHYLEALVREGIDVYVLVAADQPFVGDEPWLRDLASGLFVRENVGLDFAAWAHIMRAHRAFFDCQTLYLLNDSLLGPTSQKVFHDVIEKIDAHPAQIVGLTDNYERSWHIQSYFLAIKSDALRANALHEFVRSIVAFDDKDDVINTYEVKFAPTMRAAGIPVGQLFDTYDDHNPTIFRWRQLLADGFPFIKVMTVRDDIPFADKTGWREALVEHGYDARLADMLLDELAYQRNFPLSPPCPRTPPVVSFISPWNYNNGLGAAGRGYLTAFMHARFPHKIFPIRRPFHIHQRIAPTFTVADVPLSADIAVVHLNPDGWSAVLDKAAWAEIHRALRTVGLFVWESPTLPDHLKQGLAKVDAVWAPTQFCADIFRPHARGPVHVVPHVVPVRELLSPLAERTRLRRRCGLGEDTRVILYIFDASSFLVRKNPHALVRAFARSGLGARGWQLVLKTKNIDSAHKDAADLLELCRSTNGVVLLDLSMPAHELNVLQDTADIYASSHCSEGFGLTIAEALARGTPVVATDYGGSRDFLNASTGFPVRYEDWTLSEDVGAYGAGTSWAKVDETHFAECLVAAAALSPEERAMLAERARAHLRNTLSPQAVARQMEDSVSRLLSEDGFAGRDAR; encoded by the coding sequence ATGAAGATCACGCTGCCCAGCTGGACGAAGAGATTTGCTTTCCACAAGGATGGCCGGCCGCGTCGTTTCGTGCGCAAGGCCCTGTTCCACCGCAACGGGCGTCCGCGCGAAAGCCTGAAGTTCCTGGTTCAGCACAAATCCGGCCGGCCGCGCCGCGCGTTTCGGGATTGGATGCCTCAGACGGCTCTTGCCGCGGGCACGAACGCGGCGGGAACGCCGAACCGGTCCGGGTTCGATGCCGACTGGTACCTCGCTACGAATCGCGACGTGCGCGAATCCGGCGTTTCACCCCTGATCCACTACCAGATATTCGGTCGCCACGAAGGCCGCCTGCCCACCAAGCCGAAGCGCAGTCGCCCGGTCACCGACGTGCAGCTGATCACGTTGAAATATGTGCCGCCCGGCCCACGCGCGGCGCTCTTCGTCACCCATTCGCCCAAAGGCGGTATCAAGCCGCATGTCCGGCACTATCTGGAAGCGCTGGTTCGTGAAGGCATCGACGTCTATGTGCTCGTCGCGGCGGATCAGCCCTTCGTCGGTGACGAACCCTGGCTGCGCGACCTCGCCAGCGGTCTCTTCGTTCGCGAGAATGTCGGCCTCGATTTCGCGGCCTGGGCGCACATCATGCGCGCCCACCGTGCCTTCTTCGATTGCCAGACCCTCTATCTTCTCAATGACAGCCTTCTGGGACCCACCAGCCAGAAGGTCTTCCATGATGTCATCGAGAAGATTGACGCCCACCCGGCCCAGATCGTCGGCCTGACCGACAATTATGAGCGTAGCTGGCACATCCAGAGCTATTTCCTCGCCATCAAGTCCGACGCGCTGCGCGCCAACGCCCTGCACGAATTCGTTCGCTCCATTGTCGCCTTTGACGACAAGGACGACGTGATCAACACCTATGAGGTCAAGTTCGCGCCGACCATGCGGGCGGCCGGCATCCCTGTCGGGCAGTTGTTCGACACCTATGACGACCACAACCCGACCATCTTTCGCTGGCGCCAGCTCCTCGCCGATGGCTTCCCCTTCATCAAGGTGATGACCGTCCGCGACGACATTCCCTTCGCGGACAAGACAGGATGGCGCGAGGCGCTGGTCGAGCATGGGTACGATGCCCGGCTGGCCGACATGCTGCTGGACGAGCTGGCGTATCAGCGCAACTTCCCTCTCAGCCCGCCATGTCCTCGCACCCCACCGGTTGTCAGCTTCATCAGCCCGTGGAACTACAATAACGGGCTGGGCGCCGCGGGGCGGGGCTATCTCACCGCCTTCATGCACGCGCGGTTCCCGCACAAGATCTTCCCGATCCGTCGCCCCTTTCACATCCATCAGCGCATCGCGCCCACATTCACCGTCGCGGATGTGCCGTTGTCGGCGGACATCGCGGTTGTGCATCTCAATCCCGATGGCTGGTCCGCCGTGCTGGACAAGGCGGCGTGGGCGGAAATCCACAGGGCGCTGAGAACTGTCGGCCTGTTCGTGTGGGAATCGCCCACGCTTCCCGATCACCTCAAGCAGGGGCTCGCCAAGGTCGACGCCGTCTGGGCGCCGACGCAGTTCTGCGCGGACATCTTCCGGCCCCACGCCCGGGGTCCCGTGCATGTGGTGCCTCACGTCGTACCGGTGCGCGAGCTGCTTTCCCCGCTCGCCGAACGCACGCGTCTGCGCCGCCGCTGCGGGCTTGGCGAGGACACGCGCGTCATCCTTTACATCTTCGACGCGTCGAGCTTCCTCGTGCGCAAGAACCCCCACGCGCTGGTGCGCGCCTTCGCCCGCAGCGGCCTCGGCGCCAGGGGGTGGCAGCTGGTGCTCAAGACCAAGAATATCGATTCCGCCCACAAGGACGCGGCTGACCTGCTTGAGCTTTGCCGCTCCACCAATGGCGTGGTGCTGCTCGATCTCTCGATGCCTGCTCATGAACTGAACGTGCTTCAGGATACCGCCGACATCTACGCCTCAAGCCACTGCTCGGAAGGCTTCGGCCTCACCATTGCCGAGGCTTTGGCGCGCGGCACGCCGGTGGTCGCCACCGACTACGGCGGGTCGCGCGATTTCCTCAATGCCAGCACCGGCTTCCCGGTGCGCTACGAGGATTGGACGCTGAGCGAGGATGTCGGCGCCTATGGTGCCGGCACGAGCTGGGCCAAGGTCGACGAAACCCACTTCGCCGAGTGCCTGGTCGCCGCCGCCGCGCTCTCCCCCGAGGAACGCGCAATGCTGGCCGAACGCGCCAGGGCCCATCTGCGCAACACGCTCTCGCCGCAGGCGGTGGCGCGGCAGATGGAGGACAGTGTTTCCCGCCTCCTTTCCGAAGACGGGTTCGCAGGTCGGGACGCGCGATGA